The following is a genomic window from Candidatus Vondammii sp. HM_W22.
ATCAAGAGGTCAATGCATTCATCGCCCGCCAATCAACAAGCGTTGGAAGGCGCACCGGATACCATCTGCTGCATATACTGATCGCAACACCGGAAGGGAGCTCATCGGAAGATCTGGATGCCTCCCGCACCAAAGCAGAGCGGGTCATTACTGAGTTGCGCAGAGGTGATGATTTCCACGCCATGGCGCTGGCCGAATCGGATGGCCGCCAGGCACTCGAAGGAGGTGACCTCGGCTGGCGTCCCACCAACCAACTGCCGACGATATTCGTTGACCGTGTAGCCGCCATGGAACGGGGTGAAATAAGCGATCCCATTCATACACCCAGCGGTTACCACATCGTCAAACTTGCTGATTATAAGGGGGGTGACAAACAGATCATCACCCAAACCAAAGCACAGCATATTCTGATCAACACTAATGAAATCACCTCTGACAATGATGCACGTACCCGTCTGGAGCAACTTGAGCTGAGGATTGAGAGGGGAGACAGCTTTTCCGATCTGGCACGCTCCCATTCCGACGACAAATCATCCGCCATCAAAGGAGGCGATCTCGGCTGGGTGACGCAGGGAGATCTGCTGCCCTATTTTGAGGAGCAGATGAAAAAACTCGCCCCTGGAGAGTTGAGCGAGCCCTTCCGCACGGAATTTGGCTGGCACATAGTCCAGGTGCTGGAGC
Proteins encoded in this region:
- a CDS encoding peptidylprolyl isomerase, which produces MLIKIIDNLRSGSLILSLFLLFGVINQAQSAGVQDVNSIVAIVDDDIVARSELDNEVHKIITQLRQKGTRLPPQEVIEKQVLERLILKKLQLAAAERAGINISEDILAQAINNIARKNNLNLSEFRRVLESGGISFKEFRQGIREQIVTQRLKDQEVRRRIRVTDQEVNAFIARQSTSVGRRTGYHLLHILIATPEGSSSEDLDASRTKAERVITELRRGDDFHAMALAESDGRQALEGGDLGWRPTNQLPTIFVDRVAAMERGEISDPIHTPSGYHIVKLADYKGGDKQIITQTKAQHILINTNEITSDNDARTRLEQLELRIERGDSFSDLARSHSDDKSSAIKGGDLGWVTQGDLLPYFEEQMKKLAPGELSEPFRTEFGWHIVQVLERREHDSTQDVQKAEAKEAISKRKTAEQSELYLRKLRDEAYVDIRLNPS